From Cupriavidus necator N-1:
GGACGTCACTTTTTCGCCAAAAGTGCTTACAAGTGCGTGAAGTTTTCCCGGTGGTCGCGTATTCTACGTTTCATCCCGAATTTCACATGGAACGTTGAATATGGTGGTGAAGAGCGAATTAACCGAGATTGACCGGACTGTCACGATTGGTTCAATGAGTGACTTTTCGAAGAAGCTTCAAAAGCTAACTGAGGAACTTCGCGAACATATCCTGGCACCTCGCCCTCGGAAGAGTCCGCCCACGTTCACCTCCAGCCAGGTCGCCGAGATGTGTGGCATTGACCGCGCGCGGCTTCATTATCTTGCAACGAAAGACGGAAGCACACTTCCAGCGGGTGAGCTTCATGGGCGCGTACGCCAATTTACGCTTGCTGAGACTCGGAAGTGGGTTCAACAAGCTTCGCAGGTGAAGCCGTCCCCGCTGCTAAGAAAAGGCGAAGCGGACGGTCGCGTTCTTATTTCTGCCAACTTCAAGGGTGGTAGCTGCAAGACAACTTCGAGTATGTGCCTGGCGCAGGGGCTGAGTTTGCGCGGCCGCAAGGTGCTGCTGGTTGACCTGGACCCGCAAGCATCACTGACCGAATTGTGCGGCCTGTATGCCGAGAAGATGATTGTCGAGGAAAGCACCGTTCTGCCGTACATCTACAGCCCTGACGACTTTACGCTCGAGAGTGTCATTCAGGAGACGTATTGGGACGGGGTTGATGTCATCCCTGCGCATCCATCTTTGTTCTCTGCCGAGTTTCATATCCCGGCAATGGCAAGCAAGTCGGCGAATTATCGCTTCTGGACCTTGTTACGTAAGGGCTTGGAGCCTCTCCGAAAGAAATACGACTATATCGTGCTGGATTCGGCGCCTTCGCTATCCTACCTAACCATCAACGGCCTGATGGCTGCGGACGCCATGGTGATGCCTTTGGTGCCGGAAAGTCTCGACTTCATTAGCTCGGTATCTTTCTGGAGTCTGTTCTCCGATATGGCGGACAGCTTCAAGAACATCGAAGGAAACAAAACCTACGACTTCGTGAGCATTCTGCTTTCAAAGGTTGACTATGGCGTGGCGTCTTCGGCTCCGATCGTTCGCTCCTGGGTACAACGAGCCTATGGCGATTGGATGAGCCCGATTGAAGTGCCGGCGAGCTCCGTGATGAGTAACGGGGCTCTCGCGCTTGCGACGGTGTTCGACATTAGTAAGTTCGAGGGCAGCAACAAGACATTCCAGCGTGTGCGGATTCCGTTCGACGAATATTGCCGTTGGGTCGATGAGTTTTACGCCGGAAAGTGGGAGGACGCGTAAATGAATATGCGCAAGCGCATGCTGGAGCAAACCGCAAATTTGACTCCTGCTAATGAAATCAAAGTGGAAGTCGCCCCCCAAGTTGCAGACCGTCCGAAGACTGCGCCAGGGATGATGGCGGCCTTGAGCGCGGCACAGCTTCGGATTCAGGAATTGGAGTCCCAAGGGGCTGCAAGCACGGTTCCGGTTGAGAAGATTCGGCCGAATCCCTGGCAGCCGCGGATAAGGTTTGACGAAAGCAGCCTCACTGAGCTTGCCGATAGCATTAAGGAACTGGGCCTAATGCAGCCCATTCTGGTTCGACGATTCACAGCGGACAACGGAGAGTCGTACTACGAGCTTATTGCCGGGGAACGTCGTTGGCGCGCTCACCAGGTGTTGGGTCTGCCTGAAATCAAGGCGCTCGTCTCGGATGCGTCTGATGCAGATATGGCCGTGCTTGCTTTGGCCGAGAACGTCAGCCGTGAAAACCTCACCGACTACGAGATTGGCAAGGCGATGCGCCGTGTGGAGAAGGAATTTCCCGACAGGAAGCGGATGGCCGAATCCATGGGGATGAGCCGGAGCACACTCTATCGGTATTTTGCCTTCGACAATCTACCCGAATTCATCCGTGTAGATCTGGAGAAGAACCCCTCGCTTTTTAGTGGTACTGCGGCAAGTGACACCTACGCCGTGCTCAAGAAGCATGGCGAGCCAGCTGTGACAGTGGCTCGCGAGGTCTGGAAGCAACTTGTAGATGGTAGCCTTGAGCAGTCTAAGTTCGCCAAGCTGCTGGAGGCGTCACTACTCCGCCGTGAAGCGACGCCTGTAACTTCGCAGCGTGACATTC
This genomic window contains:
- a CDS encoding ParA family protein, with the protein product MVVKSELTEIDRTVTIGSMSDFSKKLQKLTEELREHILAPRPRKSPPTFTSSQVAEMCGIDRARLHYLATKDGSTLPAGELHGRVRQFTLAETRKWVQQASQVKPSPLLRKGEADGRVLISANFKGGSCKTTSSMCLAQGLSLRGRKVLLVDLDPQASLTELCGLYAEKMIVEESTVLPYIYSPDDFTLESVIQETYWDGVDVIPAHPSLFSAEFHIPAMASKSANYRFWTLLRKGLEPLRKKYDYIVLDSAPSLSYLTINGLMAADAMVMPLVPESLDFISSVSFWSLFSDMADSFKNIEGNKTYDFVSILLSKVDYGVASSAPIVRSWVQRAYGDWMSPIEVPASSVMSNGALALATVFDISKFEGSNKTFQRVRIPFDEYCRWVDEFYAGKWEDA
- a CDS encoding ParB/RepB/Spo0J family partition protein, coding for MNMRKRMLEQTANLTPANEIKVEVAPQVADRPKTAPGMMAALSAAQLRIQELESQGAASTVPVEKIRPNPWQPRIRFDESSLTELADSIKELGLMQPILVRRFTADNGESYYELIAGERRWRAHQVLGLPEIKALVSDASDADMAVLALAENVSRENLTDYEIGKAMRRVEKEFPDRKRMAESMGMSRSTLYRYFAFDNLPEFIRVDLEKNPSLFSGTAASDTYAVLKKHGEPAVTVAREVWKQLVDGSLEQSKFAKLLEASLLRREATPVTSQRDIHKVYAGKTQAGSITKDSVSFTIKLKSAVLTAAQEERIRTVINELFDGGPQR